One segment of Acidovorax sp. DW039 DNA contains the following:
- a CDS encoding ABC transporter substrate-binding protein, which produces MQRRLFLSTSVASSISLAAPWVHAQGPLTPLKFTLDFRVTSQTSPFFLALAKGYYKDEGLDVSIDVGAGSVASITRVASGAYDLGLGDISSLTEFHAQNPDTPVQAIYQYYNRAPFVIIGRKDKGVTSDFASLKGKRVAAAAVESTRRSWPMVARSLKTTTDLFEWVTTDFSARDNVMVRGDVDAATYFHDSAVSLFARMPTKDLAVLEYGKAGLQLYGNAILAGKLLQDKPEAAKAFLRASNRALRETLQNPDAALAAIKTREPILNMDVERERWTITRQYLAAPEVQSVGLGGVQASVLAQQVDEVATVYGLARKPAADRVFNPSFLPAAVDRKVAA; this is translated from the coding sequence ATGCAAAGACGCCTGTTTCTCTCCACCTCTGTCGCCTCTTCCATCAGCCTTGCTGCACCGTGGGTGCACGCCCAGGGGCCGCTCACACCGCTCAAGTTCACGCTGGACTTTCGGGTCACCAGTCAGACGTCGCCCTTCTTTCTGGCGCTGGCCAAGGGCTACTACAAGGACGAAGGGCTGGACGTGAGCATTGATGTGGGCGCGGGATCAGTCGCCTCCATCACCCGCGTGGCCAGCGGGGCGTATGACCTGGGGCTGGGCGATATCAGCTCGTTGACCGAGTTCCACGCCCAAAACCCCGACACGCCGGTGCAGGCCATCTACCAGTACTACAACCGCGCGCCCTTCGTCATCATTGGCCGCAAGGACAAGGGCGTGACCAGCGACTTTGCCTCGCTCAAAGGCAAGCGCGTGGCGGCGGCGGCGGTGGAATCCACCCGCCGCAGTTGGCCCATGGTGGCGCGCAGCCTCAAGACCACAACCGACCTGTTTGAATGGGTGACCACCGATTTCAGCGCCCGCGACAACGTGATGGTGCGCGGCGATGTGGACGCCGCCACGTACTTTCACGACTCGGCCGTGTCGCTGTTTGCACGCATGCCCACCAAAGACCTGGCCGTGCTCGAATACGGCAAGGCGGGCTTGCAGCTGTATGGCAACGCCATCCTGGCGGGCAAGCTGCTGCAAGACAAGCCCGAGGCGGCCAAAGCCTTCCTGCGCGCCAGCAACCGCGCCCTGCGCGAGACGCTGCAAAACCCCGATGCCGCGCTGGCCGCCATCAAGACACGCGAGCCGATTTTGAACATGGATGTGGAGCGCGAGCGCTGGACCATCACCCGCCAATACCTGGCTGCACCCGAGGTGCAAAGCGTGGGCCTGGGCGGCGTGCAGGCCAGCGTGCTGGCGCAGCAGGTGGACGAAGTGGCCACCGTGTACGGCCTGGCGCGCAAACCTGCGGCAGACCGGGTGTTCAACCCCAGCTTTTTGCCCGCAGCGGTTGACCGCAAGGTGGCAGCATGA
- a CDS encoding restriction endonuclease, with amino-acid sequence MARTRSGPMGRSKRQERAQRELQEKGWLACAAGVALLVVLPLLAGRLPQAMANAVVQGLQPVGWLALGIGVVLLGLHYAVRGRSTRMQLVAGGQGNGHPSMARRQQGRLTVPGLADEAPEPQRPPVEWASTLGSSWGTEPPAANERVEPTLQPSSQQAADTSASTSNKTSALISEWSMSVFSVIEWRRFEAVCEALFAQAGFETHAQSHGADGGVDIWLHSRNSPGPAAVVQCKHWQSKPVGVREMREFFGVMASHKLRRGTYATTSTYTADALEFARANGIHTLDGAGLLQLIARRTPAQQQALLQVAYEGEYWRPTCASCGIKMLERKRGRDGNLFWGCANYPTCRRTLPKAQG; translated from the coding sequence TTGGCACGCACTCGTTCTGGCCCCATGGGTCGCAGCAAACGGCAAGAGCGCGCCCAGCGCGAGCTGCAGGAGAAGGGGTGGCTGGCTTGCGCGGCGGGTGTTGCGCTGCTGGTGGTGCTGCCCCTGCTGGCAGGGCGCTTGCCCCAGGCAATGGCCAACGCCGTGGTGCAGGGCCTGCAACCCGTGGGCTGGCTGGCGCTGGGCATAGGCGTGGTGCTGCTGGGCCTGCACTATGCCGTGCGGGGCCGATCCACCCGTATGCAGCTGGTGGCGGGGGGCCAGGGCAACGGCCACCCCAGCATGGCACGCAGGCAGCAAGGGCGGCTGACCGTGCCAGGGCTGGCAGACGAGGCCCCCGAGCCGCAGCGCCCACCCGTGGAATGGGCCAGCACCTTGGGATCGAGCTGGGGCACCGAGCCCCCGGCCGCGAACGAGCGCGTGGAGCCCACGCTGCAACCCTCATCCCAGCAGGCGGCGGATACCAGCGCCAGCACCTCCAACAAGACCAGCGCGCTCATCAGCGAGTGGAGCATGTCCGTGTTTTCCGTCATTGAATGGCGGCGGTTTGAGGCGGTGTGCGAGGCCCTGTTTGCCCAGGCAGGTTTTGAGACGCATGCCCAGTCGCACGGGGCCGATGGCGGGGTGGACATATGGCTGCACAGCCGCAACAGCCCGGGCCCTGCTGCCGTGGTGCAGTGCAAGCACTGGCAAAGCAAGCCCGTGGGCGTGCGCGAGATGCGCGAGTTTTTTGGCGTGATGGCATCGCACAAGCTGCGGCGCGGCACCTATGCCACCACGTCCACCTACACCGCAGATGCGCTGGAGTTTGCGCGTGCCAACGGCATCCATACGCTGGACGGCGCGGGCCTGCTGCAATTGATTGCCCGGCGCACGCCTGCGCAGCAACAGGCATTGCTACAGGTGGCGTACGAAGGCGAATACTGGCGGCCCACCTGCGCCAGTTGCGGCATCAAGATGCTGGAGCGCAAACGCGGGCGCGATGGCAACCTGTTCTGGGGCTGCGCCAACTACCCCACCTGCAGACGCACCCTGCCCAAGGCGCAAGGGTAA
- a CDS encoding class III extradiol ring-cleavage dioxygenase translates to MSTLSTSPSVSANAPSAAVAQGALPALFVSHGAPLFAVDAGETGPALTRWGQGLKAQFPGLRGVVVMSPHWMARSPMVMAGAQPATWHDFGGFPPALYQLQYPAPGSPALAAEVASLLGAAGIPAQGDAARPFDHGAWVPLMHLFPQADVPVVQVALPATAGPAEVYAMGMALRSLRSQGVLVMGSGSMTHNLSEFFGGAREPAPYVVEFSRWIEEAVTRGDIKALLNYRSQAPHAARAHPTEDHFLPLFFALGAAGDGVQANYLSREVMYSMLAMDAFALQAVH, encoded by the coding sequence ATGTCCACGCTGTCCACTTCTCCCTCAGTCTCTGCAAACGCCCCCTCTGCCGCTGTGGCCCAGGGCGCGCTGCCTGCCTTGTTTGTATCGCACGGCGCACCGCTGTTTGCGGTGGACGCGGGTGAGACGGGCCCTGCGCTGACCCGCTGGGGGCAGGGGCTGAAGGCGCAGTTTCCAGGCTTGCGTGGGGTGGTGGTCATGTCGCCGCACTGGATGGCGCGTTCGCCCATGGTGATGGCTGGCGCGCAGCCCGCCACCTGGCATGACTTTGGTGGCTTTCCGCCCGCGCTATACCAGTTGCAGTACCCCGCGCCCGGCTCGCCAGCGCTGGCGGCCGAGGTGGCCAGCTTGCTGGGAGCGGCAGGCATCCCCGCGCAGGGCGATGCGGCCCGCCCGTTTGACCACGGCGCATGGGTGCCGCTGATGCACCTGTTTCCGCAAGCGGATGTGCCGGTGGTGCAGGTAGCGCTGCCCGCCACAGCAGGCCCTGCCGAGGTCTATGCCATGGGCATGGCCCTGCGCAGCTTGCGCAGCCAGGGCGTGCTGGTGATGGGCTCTGGCAGCATGACGCACAACCTTTCGGAGTTTTTTGGCGGTGCGCGTGAGCCTGCGCCGTATGTGGTGGAGTTCAGCCGCTGGATTGAAGAAGCGGTGACGCGTGGCGATATCAAGGCACTGCTCAACTACCGCAGCCAGGCCCCCCACGCGGCGCGTGCGCACCCCACGGAAGACCACTTTTTGCCGCTGTTTTTTGCACTGGGTGCCGCGGGTGACGGCGTGCAGGCAAACTACCTGAGCCGCGAGGTGATGTACAGCATGCTCGCCATGGATGCATTTGCCTTGCAGGCTGTGCACTGA
- the arfB gene encoding alternative ribosome rescue aminoacyl-tRNA hydrolase ArfB, producing the protein MDALRWVVSEHEVEFAAIRAQGPGGQNVNKVSSAVHLRFDVRASSLPDVIKERLLALRDSRITQEGVVVIKAQQYRSQEQNRADALQRLQALVQSAAVLPRVRKATQPTFGSKQRRLAGKNLRGATKALRGRVREGF; encoded by the coding sequence ATGGATGCGCTGCGCTGGGTGGTGAGCGAGCACGAGGTGGAGTTTGCGGCCATCCGCGCCCAAGGGCCCGGCGGGCAGAACGTGAACAAGGTCTCCAGCGCCGTGCACTTGCGGTTTGATGTGCGTGCGTCCAGCTTGCCCGATGTCATCAAAGAGCGCTTGCTGGCCTTGCGCGACAGCCGAATCACGCAAGAGGGCGTGGTGGTCATCAAGGCGCAGCAGTACCGCAGCCAGGAGCAGAACCGGGCCGATGCCCTGCAGCGGCTTCAAGCACTGGTGCAATCGGCAGCTGTGCTGCCCCGTGTGCGCAAGGCCACGCAACCTACCTTCGGATCAAAGCAGCGCAGGCTGGCGGGCAAAAACCTGCGCGGTGCCACCAAGGCACTGAGGGGGCGGGTGCGTGAGGGCTTTTGA
- a CDS encoding 2OG-Fe(II) oxygenase family protein: protein MGDMGQETHAREVRCIDLSDFEHRKREIADELWSAAVDIGFFQVSHHGIALQDIRDAFARAEAFFALPADTKAQWPLSRNAGWEHKSQIRPSTRTPDQKESYQITRPRMQGLWPTDAELPGFQQASLAFERQCWEVAMRLLSCFAYKLGFDEGFFTRAHNPEVPSYQSTLRMLHYFAVDPALKDELGLWRAGAHTDFDCLTLLFQRPGQGGLQVLPGKEMEGRQWTPVEPAEGVITCNIGDMLTRWSDDVLPSNFHRVRNPLPHEYQGARYSLAFFAQANEDAVIEGPGRKYPPITGAEYLRQRISANFSNRY from the coding sequence ATGGGCGACATGGGCCAGGAGACCCACGCCCGCGAGGTGCGCTGTATTGACCTGAGCGACTTTGAACACCGCAAACGCGAGATTGCCGACGAGCTGTGGAGCGCGGCGGTAGACATCGGCTTCTTCCAGGTCAGCCACCACGGCATTGCGCTGCAGGACATTCGCGATGCCTTTGCGCGGGCCGAGGCCTTCTTTGCCCTGCCAGCCGACACCAAGGCGCAGTGGCCCCTGTCCCGCAACGCGGGGTGGGAGCACAAGAGCCAGATCCGCCCCTCCACCCGCACGCCTGACCAAAAAGAGTCCTACCAGATCACCCGCCCCCGCATGCAGGGCCTGTGGCCCACCGATGCCGAGCTGCCCGGCTTTCAGCAAGCCAGCCTGGCCTTTGAGCGCCAGTGCTGGGAGGTCGCCATGCGCCTGCTGTCGTGCTTTGCGTACAAGCTGGGGTTTGACGAAGGCTTCTTCACCCGCGCCCACAACCCCGAGGTGCCCAGCTACCAAAGCACGCTGCGCATGCTGCACTACTTTGCGGTAGACCCGGCCCTCAAAGACGAGCTGGGCCTGTGGCGCGCGGGGGCGCATACCGACTTTGACTGCCTGACGCTGCTGTTCCAGCGCCCAGGGCAGGGTGGGCTGCAGGTGTTGCCCGGCAAAGAGATGGAAGGCCGCCAGTGGACGCCGGTGGAACCTGCCGAGGGCGTTATCACCTGCAACATCGGCGACATGCTGACCCGCTGGAGTGACGACGTGCTGCCCAGCAACTTCCACCGCGTGCGCAACCCGCTGCCGCATGAATACCAAGGGGCCCGCTACAGCCTGGCCTTTTTTGCGCAGGCCAATGAAGATGCAGTGATTGAAGGCCCCGGCAGAAAGTACCCGCCCATCACCGGGGCCGAATACCTGCGTCAGCGCATCAGCGCCAATTTTTCCAACCGGTATTGA
- a CDS encoding glutamine--tRNA ligase/YqeY domain fusion protein produces the protein MSTPTPANTQPAGTAAALEAVKPSNFLRQIIESDLEKGTYATRRWAGSPGDAAHHAKGEPDPAKIRTRFPPEPNGYLHVGHAKSICINFGLARDYGGVCHLRFDDTNPEKEDTEYVNSIIDAVKWLGFDWAQLGQAPGSAAPYQASDYFDFMYRAAEHLIEAGHAYVDEQTPEEMRVNRGDFGKPGVNSPFRSRTPAENLARFREMRDGKLADGAAVLRAKIDMASPNINMRDPAIYRIRRATHHNTGDAWCIYPMYTFAHPIEDALEQITHSICTLEFEDQRPFYDWLMDRLCEGGLLAAPAPKQYEFARLNLTYVITSKRKLAQLVNEGKVNGWDDPRMPTIVGLRRRGYTPAAIQMFAERIGVTKSDSWIDYSTLEGCLREDLEAKAHRGMAVLDPVKLVLTNWDEVMGPGHLEPCQLPALPHPPEGVESPVRHFTIGKEVWIEREDFAEVPPKGYKRLFPGNKVRLKGGYVIECTGCNKDANGVITEVLATVVPDTKSGTPGADSVKVKAAITWVGVADGVNAEVRMYDRLFSDAHPDAGGKNFLESLNPNSLKVVTAIVEPSLANAKPDDKFQFERHGYFVADRVDHTAEKPVFNLAVGLKDSWGK, from the coding sequence ATGAGTACCCCCACCCCCGCCAACACACAACCTGCAGGCACCGCCGCAGCCCTCGAAGCCGTCAAGCCCAGCAACTTTCTGCGCCAGATCATCGAATCTGATCTGGAAAAAGGCACCTACGCCACCCGCCGCTGGGCAGGCAGCCCCGGCGATGCCGCCCACCACGCCAAGGGCGAGCCCGACCCAGCCAAAATCCGCACCCGCTTCCCCCCCGAGCCCAACGGCTACCTGCACGTGGGCCACGCCAAAAGCATCTGCATCAACTTTGGCCTGGCGCGTGACTACGGCGGCGTGTGCCACCTGCGCTTTGACGACACCAACCCCGAAAAAGAAGACACCGAATACGTCAACAGCATCATCGACGCCGTGAAATGGCTCGGCTTTGACTGGGCCCAGTTGGGCCAGGCCCCCGGCAGCGCCGCGCCCTACCAGGCCAGCGACTACTTCGACTTCATGTACCGCGCGGCAGAACACCTGATTGAAGCAGGCCACGCCTACGTGGACGAGCAAACGCCCGAAGAAATGCGCGTGAACCGCGGCGACTTTGGCAAGCCCGGCGTCAACAGCCCCTTCCGCAGCCGCACCCCGGCAGAAAACCTGGCCCGCTTTCGCGAAATGCGCGACGGCAAGCTGGCCGACGGCGCGGCCGTGCTGCGCGCCAAGATCGACATGGCCTCGCCCAACATCAACATGCGCGACCCGGCCATCTACCGCATCCGCCGCGCCACGCACCACAACACGGGCGATGCCTGGTGCATCTACCCCATGTACACCTTCGCGCACCCCATTGAAGATGCGCTGGAGCAAATCACCCACTCCATCTGCACGCTGGAGTTTGAAGACCAGCGCCCCTTCTACGACTGGCTGATGGACCGCCTGTGCGAAGGTGGCCTGCTGGCCGCCCCCGCGCCCAAGCAGTACGAATTTGCGCGCCTGAACCTCACCTACGTCATCACCAGCAAGCGCAAACTGGCCCAGCTGGTGAACGAAGGCAAGGTGAATGGCTGGGACGACCCCCGCATGCCCACCATCGTGGGCCTGCGCCGCCGTGGCTACACACCCGCCGCCATCCAGATGTTTGCCGAGCGCATTGGCGTCACCAAGTCTGACAGCTGGATCGACTACAGCACCCTGGAAGGCTGCCTACGCGAAGACCTGGAAGCCAAGGCCCACCGCGGCATGGCCGTGCTCGACCCCGTCAAGCTCGTGCTGACCAACTGGGACGAAGTGATGGGCCCCGGCCACCTGGAGCCCTGCCAACTGCCCGCCCTGCCCCACCCACCCGAAGGTGTGGAAAGCCCCGTGCGCCACTTCACCATCGGCAAAGAAGTGTGGATTGAGCGCGAAGACTTTGCCGAAGTGCCGCCCAAGGGCTACAAGCGCCTCTTCCCCGGCAACAAGGTGCGCCTGAAGGGCGGCTATGTGATTGAGTGCACCGGCTGCAACAAAGACGCTAACGGCGTCATCACCGAAGTGCTGGCCACCGTGGTGCCCGACACCAAGAGCGGCACCCCCGGCGCAGACAGCGTCAAGGTCAAGGCCGCCATCACCTGGGTGGGCGTGGCCGACGGCGTGAATGCCGAAGTGCGCATGTACGACCGCCTGTTCAGCGACGCACACCCCGACGCGGGCGGCAAAAACTTCCTGGAAAGCTTGAACCCGAACAGCCTGAAGGTGGTGACGGCCATCGTGGAGCCGTCATTGGCCAACGCCAAGCCCGATGACAAGTTTCAGTTTGAACGGCACGGGTACTTTGTGGCGGACCGGGTGGACCACACGGCGGAGAAGCCGGTGTTTAACTTGGCTGTCGGGTTGAAGGACAGCTGGGGCAAGTAA
- a CDS encoding alpha-ketoglutarate-dependent dioxygenase AlkB: MDADLFGAPPEGCINVLDDGLDISYWPDFLKEHQANHFLDKLLTETDWRQPEIWMFGRLVKTPRLTAWHGDEKATYKYSGIVNQPMAWTPSLLELRDMVEATTSKKYNSVLLNLYRNGSDHLSWHSDDELELGPDPTISSLSLGASRTFCLRSKISPTHQKRKEITLPNGSLLCMRGLTQAQWEHSIKKEPKIINARINLTFRLINII; the protein is encoded by the coding sequence ATGGATGCGGACCTTTTTGGAGCCCCTCCCGAAGGATGCATTAACGTCTTAGATGATGGCCTTGATATTTCCTATTGGCCTGATTTTCTAAAAGAGCATCAGGCCAACCATTTTTTAGATAAGCTGCTGACCGAAACCGATTGGCGACAGCCTGAAATTTGGATGTTTGGTCGCCTTGTTAAAACGCCAAGATTGACTGCATGGCATGGTGACGAAAAGGCAACCTACAAATATTCAGGCATCGTCAATCAACCTATGGCTTGGACCCCATCCCTACTGGAGCTGAGAGATATGGTGGAGGCAACGACGAGCAAAAAATATAATTCTGTGCTACTTAATCTTTATCGAAATGGAAGTGATCACTTGTCGTGGCATAGTGACGACGAGTTAGAATTAGGACCCGATCCCACGATATCGTCATTGAGCCTAGGTGCATCTAGAACCTTTTGTCTACGCTCGAAAATCTCTCCCACACACCAAAAGCGTAAAGAAATTACCCTTCCAAATGGATCTTTGCTTTGCATGCGAGGACTCACCCAAGCTCAATGGGAACACTCCATAAAGAAAGAACCAAAAATCATCAATGCCAGAATTAATTTAACATTTAGATTAATCAATATCATCTAA
- a CDS encoding alpha/beta fold hydrolase, with the protein MLDLPLSFLHRPATDAQRQPWLLVLMHGVGSNEQDLFGLAPYLPAHFHVVSLQAPFAMGRGAYAWFDFSIQPNGERIINEPQEAQSRALVAQTVTQAAQQLGIAPERVVVGGFSQGGIMALSLLLTQPELLHAAMVWHSRLLAQVVPLTAPASALQGRKLWLSHGLQDNVIPLAQAHAIARHIETLPVEMTYQEFAGAHEIRQPELAATVEWLDTLGR; encoded by the coding sequence ATGCTTGATTTGCCGCTCTCTTTTTTGCACCGCCCCGCGACAGATGCCCAACGCCAGCCCTGGCTGCTGGTGCTGATGCATGGCGTGGGCAGCAACGAGCAGGACCTGTTCGGTCTGGCCCCGTACCTCCCTGCGCACTTTCATGTGGTGAGCCTGCAGGCCCCCTTTGCCATGGGGCGGGGCGCGTATGCGTGGTTTGATTTCTCCATTCAGCCCAACGGCGAACGCATCATCAACGAGCCACAAGAGGCCCAAAGCCGGGCCCTGGTGGCGCAGACCGTGACGCAGGCTGCGCAACAACTGGGCATTGCGCCCGAGCGGGTGGTGGTGGGCGGCTTCAGCCAGGGCGGCATCATGGCGCTGTCGCTGTTGCTCACGCAGCCCGAGTTGCTGCACGCTGCGATGGTGTGGCACAGCCGCTTGCTGGCCCAGGTGGTGCCACTCACAGCCCCCGCCAGTGCGCTGCAGGGCCGCAAGCTGTGGCTGAGCCACGGCCTGCAAGACAACGTGATTCCGCTGGCCCAGGCCCACGCGATTGCCCGGCATATTGAAACGCTGCCCGTGGAGATGACCTACCAGGAGTTTGCGGGAGCCCACGAAATACGCCAGCCTGAGCTGGCCGCCACGGTGGAGTGGCTGGATACGCTGGGCCGCTGA
- a CDS encoding zeta toxin family protein, which produces MPARATKPQPRHQQPTVVVIAGPNGAGKSTAAPYLLKDALGILEFVNADQIAAGLSAYAPETVAFEAGRIMLQRLRTLAASKVNFAFETTLSSRTFALFLANCKAQGYQVHIYYVALPSAALATQRVALRVKLGGHNIPPDDIARRFQRSVHNLFALYLPLADRWHVLNNATGTLTSIARGTASRTYVEDPEKWLNLQQLAR; this is translated from the coding sequence ATGCCCGCCCGCGCCACCAAGCCACAACCCCGGCACCAACAACCCACCGTGGTGGTGATCGCCGGGCCGAACGGCGCGGGCAAATCCACCGCAGCACCCTATCTGCTCAAGGATGCCCTAGGCATCCTTGAATTTGTCAACGCAGACCAGATTGCGGCGGGCCTTTCGGCCTACGCCCCCGAAACCGTGGCGTTTGAGGCCGGGCGCATCATGCTGCAGCGCCTGCGCACGCTGGCAGCGTCCAAAGTCAACTTTGCGTTTGAAACCACGCTTTCCAGCCGCACCTTCGCCCTGTTTCTGGCCAACTGCAAGGCCCAGGGCTACCAGGTGCACATCTATTACGTGGCCCTGCCCAGCGCAGCACTGGCCACCCAGCGTGTGGCCCTGCGCGTCAAACTGGGCGGGCACAACATCCCGCCCGACGATATTGCCCGCCGCTTTCAGCGCAGCGTGCACAACCTGTTTGCGCTGTATCTGCCCTTGGCAGACCGTTGGCACGTTCTGAATAACGCCACTGGCACATTAACATCTATTGCACGCGGCACTGCAAGCCGCACTTATGTGGAGGACCCAGAAAAATGGCTGAATCTTCAACAACTCGCGCGGTAG
- a CDS encoding diguanylate cyclase, producing the protein MPRHPGMPRVQRFILAAVFGGIFLCSWVTVKSLLDLVRAQKTLDAAFRTVHTSDTLIRQVLDAETGQRGYLIAGSSDYLAPYHVAVSEIRSTRRLLEQMTADPESAAQLKELMGLLDEKLQELAHTVALRTAGEGEKAAEIVRSGQGRALMEALRTKGQQFSARQDERIRQLQTAHEQAVQNTYLTMAAAMVTSLGLLIFVVARSVAFARRMAANEADLTARNTELQTLAERTSEHNAHMQRLSELGRFLQTCEDMTEAQALLQERLPVLLHAASGALYLMAASRNQLRRCVAWGERPFTEYFEPQECWALRKGQAFAQPDHGHASTCRHLQQVDVPSLQGTLCFPVASHGDLTGLLVLDPRGASPCLPEALLAQMRQTALEQVSLSLGNLRLRESLRQQSIRDALTGLYNRRFLDESLSREVLRAERRSPEQPDAPLAVLMIDVDHFKQFNDKFGHELGDRVLRSVAQTLSDTVRTSDLVARYGGEEFTVVLPNTTPQVALERAQALCDAVMKMPPVADGGNVHPPITISVGMACLPEDGQNADALVQNADAALYRAKRDGRNRVVRYTAGG; encoded by the coding sequence ATGCCCCGTCACCCTGGTATGCCGCGCGTGCAGCGCTTCATTTTGGCCGCTGTCTTCGGGGGCATTTTTCTGTGCAGCTGGGTCACAGTCAAAAGCCTGCTGGACCTGGTACGCGCCCAAAAGACGCTGGACGCGGCCTTTCGCACGGTGCATACCAGTGACACGCTGATACGCCAAGTGCTGGACGCAGAAACCGGCCAGCGCGGGTATCTGATTGCGGGCAGCTCTGACTACCTTGCGCCCTACCACGTGGCGGTGTCTGAGATACGCAGCACGCGCCGCCTGCTGGAGCAGATGACCGCTGACCCCGAGTCCGCAGCGCAGCTCAAGGAGCTGATGGGCCTGCTGGACGAAAAGCTGCAGGAGCTGGCCCACACCGTGGCATTGCGCACCGCGGGCGAAGGCGAAAAGGCCGCAGAGATTGTGCGCAGCGGCCAGGGGCGCGCATTGATGGAGGCACTGCGCACCAAAGGGCAGCAGTTTTCTGCACGGCAGGATGAACGCATACGCCAACTGCAGACTGCCCACGAGCAGGCCGTGCAGAACACCTACCTGACCATGGCCGCCGCCATGGTGACCAGCCTGGGCCTGCTGATTTTTGTGGTGGCACGCAGCGTGGCCTTTGCCCGCCGCATGGCCGCCAACGAGGCCGACCTGACCGCCCGCAACACCGAGTTGCAGACGCTGGCCGAACGCACCAGCGAGCACAACGCACACATGCAGCGCCTGTCGGAGCTGGGGCGTTTTTTGCAGACCTGCGAAGACATGACCGAAGCCCAGGCGCTGCTGCAGGAGCGGCTGCCCGTGCTGCTGCATGCCGCATCGGGCGCGCTGTACCTGATGGCGGCATCACGCAACCAGCTGCGCCGCTGCGTGGCCTGGGGCGAGCGGCCCTTTACCGAATACTTTGAGCCGCAGGAGTGCTGGGCGCTGCGCAAGGGCCAGGCGTTTGCGCAGCCTGACCACGGCCACGCCAGCACCTGCCGCCACCTGCAGCAGGTGGATGTGCCATCGCTGCAGGGCACGCTGTGCTTTCCGGTGGCATCGCACGGCGACCTGACGGGCCTGCTGGTGCTGGACCCACGCGGCGCGAGCCCCTGCCTGCCCGAGGCGCTGCTGGCCCAGATGCGGCAGACGGCGCTGGAGCAGGTGTCCCTGTCGCTGGGCAACCTGCGCCTGCGCGAGTCGCTGCGCCAGCAGTCCATTCGCGATGCACTCACGGGGCTGTACAACCGCCGCTTTCTGGACGAATCCCTGTCAAGAGAAGTGCTGCGGGCCGAGCGCCGCAGCCCCGAGCAGCCCGACGCACCGCTGGCCGTGCTGATGATTGATGTGGACCACTTCAAGCAGTTCAACGACAAGTTCGGACACGAGCTGGGCGACCGGGTGCTGCGCAGCGTGGCGCAAACGCTGTCAGACACGGTGCGCACCAGCGACCTGGTGGCACGCTATGGCGGCGAAGAGTTCACCGTGGTGCTGCCCAACACCACGCCGCAGGTGGCGCTGGAACGCGCGCAGGCCCTGTGCGACGCCGTGATGAAAATGCCCCCGGTGGCGGACGGCGGCAATGTGCATCCGCCCATCACCATATCGGTGGGCATGGCCTGCCTGCCCGAAGATGGACAGAATGCCGATGCGCTGGTGCAGAACGCCGACGCCGCGCTGTACCGCGCCAAGCGCGACGGCCGCAACCGCGTGGTGCGCTACACCGCCGGGGGTTGA